The DNA region CTCGACATTTGGTTGATGAACTTAGTCGTGCTGACTGGAGTCTTCTGGTAATCTATTTGTCCCTTTATTTGTTAAGACGTTTTCCTAAGAACTAGTTAAATGTTGCATGTGTAGATATTTAAATATCAGGGTTTGGCATATGTGGCCCAATCCTGACTTTTGGGTTTTGCTTTGGCTGAAGGAGGTCCTCAATTTGGGAAATACGGTGCTACAAGGCTCCTAGGGCATTTTTAGCAGGAAGCGAGCAACGAGCAACACTTCATCACagtcttcaagaaaaaaaaaatggcaagcAAATATCTAGTATATATGGGCTTAGTCCTTATACTGAATTTGACATATAACCTTACTGCAGTCAAGGAAATATTATCATTTAAAATCAACTGAGAAAACAAAGAGAACAATAGTTGCTCAAAATGATAGAATTAAAGGAGCATACCCAGTGGCAGCAACCAGAAGAAGAGCAGCGACTGCTGGCTTTCTGTCTTACAATGTAGCAGTAGTTATTATCCTTTAATCCCAACTCAGCCTGAGAAATGATCATCGTAATCGTGTACTTTTGTCTAGGTTCCATCGTCATCTCATCATTATTGATGTGTGTAATTCATCAAGGTTAATTTACTTTGACATGTGATTGAGAAAATGCCTATCCCTAGCAAATTATGTTTTAGCTTATTTGAAAAGTTGTTCCTTCAATGAACCGAGGCAATCTAAGTTTTGGTTAGCTATGGAAGGAAAAGATCCAGATCAATTGCCGCAAGTAGAGAGAAGAGTGCTTCTCGCCCCAAGGTCTTGCCTTGGCATAGATAGTTAGATAGAAGTGAGTGAATGGAGCACACTTCGTCGAACTGGCTTCACTTTGTCAGTCATAAAGTGTTAAAGGCTTCGTGTAGTGGCAACTTGCTATGCATGTGAAGTGCTCTTTATTACATGTTTTGCTTTTGACCAAAGCGCTAAGGCCTCGTCGCTTAGGTTTATCCAACCCAGCTTCTAAAGCATTGCTTGGTTTAGTGAGGACATAGTGCCTTTGCCAGTAATGATAGTCACTATTTTTACCACTTATGAGATGCTGAAGTAAACAGATTATCCTTCTTGAGTATATATCGAACTGGTCTTCATATAAGATGTTCCAGAATCATGATTCTTAAGTCTTATTTTCTAAGGCCATACATGTATAGTCATCTCCTTCCGTTGAACaactatattttcattttaattgcCAGTTTTATTAGCATGCCCGCGTGATGTTTGAAATTCCGACCAACACTAGTAAACTTATTGAACAGACGTCTAAATCATTTTCCTTCTGAATATGGCTTATGTTGGTCAGTTATATTCTAAATGTGGCATCATATGAGATCCATGAACATGTTGCTGGTGGTTCATCTGGTTCTTTCTGTGGAGTTACTTTTTGTTTGCCACTACTTGATTTAACACAAGCTTGCACTATTTCAGATTCTTCATTATCTTGGCTTGGATCACGTTGGACATCTTGGTGGGCGCAATAGGTGTTTCCCTGTTACTTTGCATTGACATTCCGAAGAAAAAAGATGGTAattcattcataacattttcttCGGGTGTTTATTTACAGTGTGCTGATGGCCCCCAAACTCGGAGAGATGGATGAAGTGATCAAGACGATCGTTCTAAATTCTTTACCTACCAACAATAATGATCAAGGACGGACACTCTTGGTTTGTGTGTCTTCCTTTTCTCCAAATGTTGTGTAGCTTAAAGTGTATCAGGCTTTCTTCATGATAAAATTATAGTAGAGAAGTCAGAGACCATGTATTTATTATTCCATTAGTTTCTCTAATGTGACAAACATATAACTGTATCTTGGATCATAGAAACAGAAATGTAAATCCTACATCAGTATTGTCAAATGCAAAAAAGTCCAAAGTCTACTGGGGCTTTACGTGCAAAGGCGTAATTAAAGTGTGAGATTTATTAAAGAAAAGTGCAatgagaaataaaataaaatggatGCATGTACTTCACACAAAAAAATATAGGCACAAAAAAATTATATGAACAAAGGAATTGAAAAAACTACAACTAAGTGAAACATAGAAGTAAAAAAGACCTGTAAATTAAGCGCCTCCAAAGGAGTCTTTAACAATATTGACCCACATGTTGATCAAATTTAagtattatttattctttttagtttattttaacatCTGTATATGGTAATGTGACAACACATCACCTAATATTCCTGTTGAATGGTGGAGCAATTGTCAAGGCATCATACtcctctagtttttgaagatatCATTTGGTTACTCAACAAACATCATATTTCAATATACCAACTGTGGTAATCCCttgtcttgtttatggtatgcACCAATCTGCAGTTGGTAGTAAGTGACCATGGAATGACTGAAAATGGAAATCATGGAGGATCATCATTTGAGGAAACTGACTCTTTGGCACTTTTTATTGGTCCAACAACTTTTGGAAGTACATCAGGCAATCCTAATAAAGCCAACCAGGTAGGTGACTATGAATTTTATTGTTGATTCATTATATTTAATGGATTATTTCATTGGTAGAAGTTAAAATCACTGTCCATTTATTATCATTTGCACGTATCAGCTCTCTTCAAGAAACAGTTGTTTGTGTTAGGTGGTTAAGGTGCAGGAGTACCTCCGTTCTGATTAGTATGCTTTAAGAAGAAATAACCAAGTTAGCACAAAGTCTCCAAAATATAGCTAGTGTTTCACCCATGTTGTGCTTGGGAGCTAATAAAAAATTATGTAATAACACAAATAATCGTTTTGTCTGAATTAAAATAGAAATTGGAATTAATGAATTGCTAGAATAAGTTTTGTCtgaaatttttttaaatttttttggaaTACAAGTATTgttgaaagtaattttataagTAGTGCCTTTATGGCGTAGTCTTTATTGAATGCTTTAGGAAGTTTTCATTTTCTTCTTAAAAAGATATCTCTGATAGTAGTTGCAGGTTTCCTTAATTGAAACTGATTAGACAGattatgtattcaatttttattcGTAAATCTGGTGTTTCAGGTGGACCTTGCTTCAACTTTATCTCTTCTTTTTGGTGTCCCGATACCGAAGAACAATGTTGGCATGTTGATGGCAGAAACTTTTAAATCGTTAACAGGTCCGATTTGGTAGTTTATGTTGTGAATGTCTGAGCCATATAGAATGTTGATATTCTGGTGATAATTGTTCAAGTTACCTGTAATACATCAAATGACTAGTCTAGTTTTCTGAATTGTTTCCGCTTTTTCAGTAATGGTTCTACACTTATTTAATATACTCCGACTACATTCTTTTTGGCTGTTGCTGATTGAACATGTAGTTGATGTGGCACAAAATTTGGCATGTTTAATCATGGGAGTTAAATGCAATTTAATCTGATGTGATTGCTAATTGATGTAACCACAGTTTTACACGGGGCACTTTCCAATATTATTTTCAGTCCTGTCATTTTTTGTGACCGTCTTGTTAAAATCATGTATTCTCATCTTTTTTTAAACTATATATGGCTTTATAAAGTTAGTCatgtttctttttcatttttttttcaagtatTTCAGTTGACCAACAGCTGAGGTTATTGGAGTTGAATTCTTGGCAATTGCTTAGGCTACTTGAAGCGCAATTACCTGGTTTAGTATGTGAAAACTTCTCATGCGACGACTTCAGGGATGATAAATCTGAGAGGACAAGAGGTTACAGTAGTCTGGAAGAGACCTTTTGTTGTTTGTATATGAAGGCTGCAGATCTTCAGAGATCTCGCAAATCTGGGGAACAGAAAAGGTGGTTGATGGTTTGTAAAATCCAATTTGATATACTTTTTCTCAGAACTTAGGGGAAAATGCTAATTCTTGTGTTGCTTTCTTATATTTCGTGTGGATTGGCTAGTGAGGACAATTTTCACAGTACTCTTGTGGCATATCATAATTTCTTAAGAACTGCAAGTGAGTGGCTATCTCATAGAGCAACTGATGTGAGTTTAACCTTATAAAAGTTTTCTTTTTGCATTTCCAGAAAGTAATAGAGCAGAGTGTTCCATTTTTTTCTCCCATATTATTACTCCCTCCACTCCACAAGAATTGATGTTTTAGCCTTCACAAgttggtccaaaataattgatgttTCACAAAACCAAGAAGGTATTTAATTCTTTTTCCCACGTTTTCCCTTGATACATTCCTAATTCATGTACAAATTTAAAGATGTATACAACACATAATTAAGGATATTTTAGTCAAAATCCCTCTTAATCTTAGGAGTAAGTGAATTCCTTAATCCATGTGCCCAAGCCTAAACATCAATTATTGTGGACTGGAGGGAGTACCTTTTTGCAACGTTCTTATAATTTTAATTTAATGTTTTTCAGAAACCTGTTGGCCGGCTTATATTTGGAGTAGCAGCTATGCTCGTTTCATGTTTGATACTGCTAAGCCTTCTGTTTCTTCTAGGGAAGCAAGTTTTTTCTGAGCAGAATCAACAGTTTTCTAGTGCCAATCACTACCTGAGCTGGCGGCATTTGGATGAAATTTTTATTGTGGTGGTAATCATTATTGTTGTCATGAGCATGGGATCTAGTTCTCTGGTGGAGGAAGAGCAATACATATGGCATTTCATGACATCCTCGCTTTATTTGTTATCTCTCCGAAAAGTAATGCAGCAAAATACAAATAATTATATCCAGATTTGGTCAACTTTTGTGATTCTAATTTCTGGGAGATTTTTGAGAGGATGGCATCAAGGTGGTGTTAATTGGACTCATCTTCCTGACATTTCAAAATGGTTGGAGCAAGCAGGAAGCCCTTATATAAAATTGTTCCAGCTGGTTTCCGGGAACCTCTTAATCAGCATAAGCTTAGTTTCTCTTCTGTGGTCCCGAAAGTTGAAAAAGAACTTTGTGACTGTGGTTGCCTTGATGCACTTATTCCCAGGGTTGCTTGTTCTGCATTATATCACTAAATATCAAGATGTTGCATTCAGTACAGGTAGTTATGATGCTACTTTAATGGCTCAGATAATTTATGCAGTCCTAGGTTTCTGTTCAACTAGTATCGTTGTTGCTGTACCATGGTGTATTCCTCTCCAAAATCATACGCTTTCTGTGCACCAAAGAAAGGCTTGGGGTTCATGTTTTAGGGATTCTGCATATGTGATTGGCTTGAGTTACGTGTACTATTGGTCTCTTTTACAGCTATTGCTGCAGCAGCCTATAAACTCAATGCCTGTACTATTTCTATTCCTACAAGTACTAGCTAGCATTTGTCATGGTTCTACTTCCAACCAGCATCTAAGGCAATGGGTTGAGGTCAGTCAGATCTTTTAAGTATTTATCCAAGTTTCTCGTTTTGCTTCTTCCTTTTTGAAATTTACGACGTCTTTGTCTTTGAAATACACGAGCAAGTTGTAACTTCCTAGTTGACCTAGCTTGTTCTTGAAGGAAGAAAACCCTAGAAAGATTATTACCCGCTTTGGAATTCAAAACATTATGAAACGTTTTTTTAACATCAAAGATAACTCTCTATCCGTTATTTCCTTTTCCGAACTGCTTTGAATTGTTTTACCTTGTGCTGAGGGcatatcggaaacaacctctctacctccaagTTAGGGGTCAGTTCTGTGTACTCTCTACCCTCCCTGGCtcccacgttgtgggattacactgggtatgtttttGTTGGTTTTCCTCCCTAAATATTTAAGTTTTATAGTCAAAATTTGATTTATGCTATTACTAATCTCTCTTAAAGTTGGTCGACTATTGGAAAGTTAAAAGGGATAGTTAGAATGGGAACAAAAGGAGTAATGATGACGATAAATATATGATTAAAAGAAAAAGCAAAACAACAATGACATCAGTAATATTGCCAAATAAAATATgatccaaaaagaaaaaagagagaaaagaagaagGCAAACTTCATTTGATGAAAATGACCAGGAATCAACTTGTAGGCTCCATATTACGAAATTCAACAAGTATCTTTGTTCATCCTCAATCTATTTTAGTACTAATGCAGGAAAATATCCTTTGCTTGGATGAGGGTAACATCAATTGTCTTAGATTCTAGAACAGCTAAATAGATGTATAGCTTCTCCATTGCTATCAATTTCTATAATTCTAACGAGGTTCACTGACATTCAgtgtgtgttcggtatgaagcaaaatgttttcttggaaaatattGTCCCAAaaacatttgtatataatctagacaaatactatggggggttgggttgggggggggggggggggggggaggggacgGGGTGTGGGGTGGTGAGGATGGAAGCTAGGGGATAGGGGTGAAGATGAGGCGTATTGGAGGGCAGGGAGGATACAATCAACGTGGAATGCTACTTGTGGGAACTTGTTTTCcgatagaaaatattttccaaaatttttgaccaaTCAAACATGGGAAATTGGAAAACGCTTCCTTCATACCTAACACACCCTCAACATGAATTAGTCTGTTCATGTTCCCCTATTGTTCAATATGCataatattttatgtggttaacAGCTCTTAATACTATAACTGCTCAATACTAGTTTCACaagtcttgtttttctccttttcCCCTGTCAGGTTGCTGCACTTTATTTTATGGGAATGGCAGGCCATTTTGGTCTCGGCAACACCAACACCCTAGCTACAATCGATGTTGCTGGGTCTTTTATTGTAAGTTTCTTGCGCAAAAATCTTAATATTGTGTTTCATACTAAATTTTCTGTGTGCTTCATATCGGAAATCATCCAATCTTATGTTCTCTGTTGATTTGATTGCCAGGGTGTCTTGAATCACTCAACTGTACTTTGCGGCATCTTAATGTTCATTATTACGTATGCTTCACCAATGTTATACCTCCTTAGCATGGTGATGTACTCTTCTGCAAGTGGTTTCATAGTTTCCCAGAAAGGCGACTTTGGATCGTTGCTCAAGAGGACACTTGGTTTTCCTTGTCTGGTCCCATTGGGCTTGAATTCTGTCCTTTTGATATCTTACACAATTGTGTTGCTGCTAATGAGGAATCATTTATTTGTTTGGAGCGTATTTTCGCCCAAGTAAGTGTCACCACAAGTTCAATCAGTATGCATGTATAAATTTTGCTTCATCATATATCCAACTCTTTCATTGTAAGACAAGTTGTTTAAAATAGTTATtgttctttctaggcttctagccTGCTTGGGCAAGCTTCTGGTAAGCCTAAAGtgctttttttaattatatataaaaaagatGTTTATTTAAGAAAGTTGAGGTGTTTGGCATAGCTTTTCGAAAACTGCAAGTGTTTTTGAGCAGTAGCAGAAACTGTTTTTCAGTAGCTAAAAAATAGCTTTCCTGCAGAAGTACTTGTAGAACCTAGGCCAAGCTCAAGTAACTGCTCGAATATAGGCATCAAcgcttttcaaattgattagtcaaacaTGAACTGCCACTCCCCATtcaaaaaacacttttcaaaataagtagaTCTTGGAAGCTTGGCCAATCATACTATTCCAGTTATCCTTTTAAGTCCTCTGTTATTTGTCTCATTTTGAATTTGTTTTGGAGATTAAGAGTGACATTTCTTTTGTTCAGGTTCATGTACGTTTGTGCTATGACAGTTTGTGTCTGTCTTGGTGTATCTGTTGTAGCTTCAACTGTGATCTATATCTGTTTGGTATTGGCATCCCGAGAAAAGTTGCACACTCATACAGACTAGTCTCAAGAAAGAGCGTGGCATACAACTAACCGGATCCAAGTGTTCTTCCATCGAGAGGTATGCCAGTTGCTTTAGCCTTTAAGGTGATCTAAACATTCTGGGGAAGTTGTTGTGAATTAGAAGGAAGCATACTACGCCGAAAGCTAGATTTCGCCATAGCCTTCCACACTTCAACCAATACAATTTTGATAGGAAAACTTATACCATAGCAGGTAAATGATTCTTTTTTCTGTTCAGTGGCCAAAATGGTTGATGGGAAACTGAGAACATTGAGATGCAGATGTTGATTATTAGTTCGAATCTGTTTTCTTGCCATTTTCGCGTAGGTTAAAATGAGTTTTGGCAGTTTCAATGTAATATCTGTGTGGAAGTTTTAGTCCGTGAACACATACCTTCTAGTCTTGAAAGGCTTTTAATTTGTAAATTGTGGTGTTCCTTTTATAGTTTGCTATTTTATCAATTTGGATACATAATGTAGATTTGTTCATGCTCAATTTGGATTAAAGAAACAGTGCCGGCTTTAGGGTGAAGCTGATAAAGCAAAGGGTTTCCCATTTTTCACTATTATAGGTTTATgaattaatttttgaaaaaattgagTATTTTAAAGTAAAAAGTacaattttttaatttaaaaataaaagaaaacttcaAAATAAATATGAACAATTCGAagcatatgaaaaatatttttggcttGTTATTTAGTAATATAATTTGAGGTCATTAGGTGATGCGAATATGAAAAAAACATTAACTTAACCGcaaaagtttcttaaaaataaaaatcttaAGGAAAACGGTACAAGTAGATAAGAATATTTTAATTAGTATACTCAGTTAGATAAAACTACTTTGATTATTTTTCAAACGCATAATGCTTTTAGAATAATGTTTACAATTCTTATAAAaattgcatttttggaaataagttttcagaataaaattgataaaatcttatTTAAGAATTAAGATTAACAATGTCTCAAGAGAGATCAAATGAAAGCTGGCTCTACAAATAGTTGAGAATTCGGGAAGTATGGGTCGAGGACAGATGGAGTTTGTTCAATTGCGGCTCTTCCACGTACGCCTTTCTTCAACACAGCGGTAACGGTACATGACAATGTGATTGCAGCTACCAACAAGAAGAATCTGCGGACTACTTGGCTGCGGGCCGAGTTATGCCATCAAAAAGTCATGGTTATACCAAGCAAGTCATAACTAGTGTTGTCAAGAAATTGGTTGGTAAAACCAACGATGTTCATATCTCATGCATGAGAAATAACACTTGTGATATTCTTCAGAAAAGATATACATCTATTTGGATACTAAGCTCCAAATGTTTATTTCATGCCCATCAAGTACTGATCCAAGAAAATATGGGTAGATTAGATCCCGCATTATAATTCCAACTAAATTTATTTCACGAAATGCACATGCAACGCACGAGATGCACATGCAATTTATTTCACTAAATGCACGTGCAACGCACAAGATGCACATGCAGCCCTCTAGATGCACGTGTGATGCACACAAAAGCTGATTTTATTGAATATATTTTAGACCTCTTATTAGGATTCAGCTTTAGGCTACCTATTTTATTAAGCCGCCTTTGTACAAAAAAGTGATGATATGAATACAACTGCTCAATTTGTTCATACTTTTGTTTTTGAAAGATCGTACCCACAAATTATAAGGAGTTCTAATTTTGGCAAACAAATAAATTTAGGAATTTTTACAATTACGCCAACATAAAATATCTAGTTTGGCCTATAAACCAacattttcctttgttttctttgaGAAACGAAAACTAGGATGTTGTTAGGGGAATAGGGTTGTGTTAACTTGCTCCAACTGAAAATTCAATCTGACTTCTAAAACATAAGTGAATATAGATTAAAGGATCCCATTTTCCCATATTCCTCTCTCCATGACCAGAACATTGAAAATTTTGTCCTAACATAGACGAGAGGATCCCATTTTCTCGTATTCCTCTCTGCACGAGCAGAACATTGGAAAATTTTGTCCTAATATAAATGAGAGGACTCCACTTTCTCGTATTCCACTCACCACGAGCAAAACATTGAAATTTTTTGTCCTAACATAGATGAGAGGACCCCACTTCCCGTATTCCTCTCTCCACGAGCAAAACATTGAAAACAATTTGTCCTAATTAACATAGATCAGAGGACCCCACCTTCCCGTATTCGTCTCTCCACTAGCATAAATATATGTCCTAACATAGATGGGAAGACTCGACCTTCCCATATTCTTCTCTCCACGAGCATAACATTAGAAATTTCTCTCCTAATGAGAGGACCTCTCACGTATACGTCTTTCAACGAGCAGAATATGAGAGATTCCTATTCTagagaaaataaaatgaagaagaaCACTTGCTTCCATCCTCGATTATCATAACTACTAAGTATAATATTAATGGTGGATGAAATTGAGGTTAAACTGTTAAATTAGCATGTTGAATAAAAAGATCATTAGTTCAACTTTACCATATCGTGCATAAGGTTTCTTTAGTTTTATGTATAGTACGTTAGTTATATTTTTCAGTATTTACGGGGCAATAGAAGAATATTCAATTGCCATACATTAGTTAATAAATTTTCACCTCTTCATTAAAACTAAAATTTTAGAAAGTATGACCACCGCAGATAATACTCCTCTGTCCCAATCATAATGTCCAAATTTGAACTTCTCATAATGTTAAAATAAGTACTCCAATTTATCTCTTTTTACAGTAATCATTTATAAATAAGCCCTTTAAAGAATTTCCATGTCCAAAATAGTCCAT from Lycium barbarum isolate Lr01 chromosome 10, ASM1917538v2, whole genome shotgun sequence includes:
- the LOC132613874 gene encoding GPI ethanolamine phosphate transferase 2 isoform X1, which encodes MSKKMDSSSLTCKKLTIITVLAVLIQAFGLALFVLGFFPVKPALSGFSGVESFYPPGTDSAEFHNTTNLSDSQLKYLYQELSLVPPLFDRLILMVIDGLPAEFVLGKDGEPAPKAFKDAMPYTQSLLSKGRAIGYHAKAAPPTVTMPRLKAMVSGAVGGFLDVAFNFNTQALLDDNIIVQFLKVGWKMVMHGDETWLKLFPGMFSRHDGVSSFFVKDTVQVDQNVSRHLVDELSRADWSLLILHYLGLDHVGHLGGRNSVLMAPKLGEMDEVIKTIVLNSLPTNNNDQGRTLLLVVSDHGMTENGNHGGSSFEETDSLALFIGPTTFGSTSGNPNKANQVDLASTLSLLFGVPIPKNNVGMLMAETFKSLTVDQQLRLLELNSWQLLRLLEAQLPGLVCENFSCDDFRDDKSERTRGYSSLEETFCCLYMKAADLQRSRKSGEQKSEDNFHSTLVAYHNFLRTASEWLSHRATDKPVGRLIFGVAAMLVSCLILLSLLFLLGKQVFSEQNQQFSSANHYLSWRHLDEIFIVVVIIIVVMSMGSSSLVEEEQYIWHFMTSSLYLLSLRKVMQQNTNNYIQIWSTFVILISGRFLRGWHQGGVNWTHLPDISKWLEQAGSPYIKLFQLVSGNLLISISLVSLLWSRKLKKNFVTVVALMHLFPGLLVLHYITKYQDVAFSTGSYDATLMAQIIYAVLGFCSTSIVVAVPWCIPLQNHTLSVHQRKAWGSCFRDSAYVIGLSYVYYWSLLQLLLQQPINSMPVLFLFLQVLASICHGSTSNQHLRQWVEVAALYFMGMAGHFGLGNTNTLATIDVAGSFIGVLNHSTVLCGILMFIITYASPMLYLLSMVMYSSASGFIVSQKGDFGSLLKRTLGFPCLVPLGLNSVLLISYTIVLLLMRNHLFVWSVFSPKFMYVCAMTVCVCLGVSVVASTVIYICLVLASREKLHTHTD
- the LOC132613874 gene encoding GPI ethanolamine phosphate transferase 2 isoform X2 → MSKKMDSSSLTCKKLTIITVLAVLIQAFGLALFVLGFFPVKPALSGFSGVESFYPPGTDSAEFHNTTNLSDSQLKYLYQELSLVPPLFDRLILMVIDGLPAEFVLGKDGEPAPKAFKDAMPYTQSLLSKGRAIGYHAKAAPPTVTMPRLKAMVSGAVGGFLDVAFNFNTQALLDDNIIVQFLKVGWKMVMHGDETWLKLFPGMFSRHDGVSSFFVKDTVQVDQNVSRHLVDELSRADWSLLILHYLGLDHVGHLGGRNSVLMAPKLGEMDEVIKTIVLNSLPTNNNDQGRTLLLVVSDHGMTENGNHGGSSFEETDSLALFIGPTTFGSTSGNPNKANQVDLASTLSLLFGVPIPKNNVGMLMAETFKSLTVDQQLRLLELNSWQLLRLLEAQLPGLVCENFSCDDFRDDKSERTRGYSSLEETFCCLYMKAADLQRSRKSGEQKRWLMKPVGRLIFGVAAMLVSCLILLSLLFLLGKQVFSEQNQQFSSANHYLSWRHLDEIFIVVVIIIVVMSMGSSSLVEEEQYIWHFMTSSLYLLSLRKVMQQNTNNYIQIWSTFVILISGRFLRGWHQGGVNWTHLPDISKWLEQAGSPYIKLFQLVSGNLLISISLVSLLWSRKLKKNFVTVVALMHLFPGLLVLHYITKYQDVAFSTGSYDATLMAQIIYAVLGFCSTSIVVAVPWCIPLQNHTLSVHQRKAWGSCFRDSAYVIGLSYVYYWSLLQLLLQQPINSMPVLFLFLQVLASICHGSTSNQHLRQWVEVAALYFMGMAGHFGLGNTNTLATIDVAGSFIGVLNHSTVLCGILMFIITYASPMLYLLSMVMYSSASGFIVSQKGDFGSLLKRTLGFPCLVPLGLNSVLLISYTIVLLLMRNHLFVWSVFSPKFMYVCAMTVCVCLGVSVVASTVIYICLVLASREKLHTHTD